The following proteins are encoded in a genomic region of Arachis stenosperma cultivar V10309 chromosome 4, arast.V10309.gnm1.PFL2, whole genome shotgun sequence:
- the LOC130973001 gene encoding F-box/kelch-repeat protein At3g23880-like: MEKKKKQQQNQNHESKSIHDILPLELIHRILSRLPLKHLGRLKCVSKLWNTLISDPDFVKSHVHLSAAPTHVCLFINDYSKACSVDIDAVFHRNKRATAVKEVSLPFKMSTHYDFEVMCSCRGLVLLHRAPHFFVVWNPLTGSSKRVSYSHIVSRCNRKCFMFPLSAILYGFGYDASQDDYLVVVVSQDKNGQEHFDCLSLRTNSWINLDFALSKPLGRNSWVSRGFFLNGAIHWSYSYRTLCVRNYSILVLDLKERSFSTISMPEQVLGYLCPARLALLGGCLALYSYGNNGDKTKIWVMKEYKVHSSWTFYQISRGPFVPLCSSNESDIVALYDVCLKFKLNFTKYNARGELLQQECFDYPHLEDFKDRYHRLSNYGTSYTVYTESLVPVPSEIKDKARDKKKKNGHQNQKNDVIQGKRTRREGLNNRDT; encoded by the exons atggagaagaagaagaagcaacagcagaatcagaatcacGAGAGCAAGAGCATTCACGACATTCTCCCACTTGAGCTGATTCACAGAATCCTATCGAGACTTCCGCTCAAACATCTCGGTCGCCTCAAGTGCGTTTCGAAGCTTTGGAACACTCTCATTTCCGATCCCGACTTTGTGAAATCGCATGTTCACCTCTCTGCCGCACCCACCCATGTATGCCTCTTCATAAATGACTACTCCAAGGCTTGCTCCGTGGACATTGACGCAGTATTTCACCGCAACAAGCGTGCTACTGCAGTAAAAGAGGTATCTCTCCCTTTCAAGATGAGCACACATTATGATTTTGAAGTTATGTGCTCCTGCAGAGGGCTTGTTCTCTTACACCGTGCCCCGCATTTTTTTGTCGTATGGAATCCATTGACTGGATCCAGCAAAAGAGTATCCTACTCTCACATTGTTTCTCGTTGTAATCGTAAGTGCTTTATGTTTCCCCTTAGTGCGATTTTATATGGATTTGGTTACGATGCTTCACAGGATGACTACTTAGTTGTTGTAGTTTCTCAGGATAAGAATGGCCAAGAGCACTTTGATTGCTTGTCTTTGAGAACCAATTCATGGATTAATCTTGATTTTGCACTCTCCAAACCCTTAGGTAGGAACAGCTGGGTATCTCGTGGGTTCTTTTTGAATGGCGCTATTCATTGGTCGTACTCGTACCGCACTCTTTGTGTTAGAAATTATAGTATTCTTGTATTGGATTTGAAGGAAAGAAGTTTTTCAACAATATCTATGCCTGAACAAGTACTGGGTTATCTCTGTCCCGCTCGTCTCGCCCTACTAGGAGGCTGCCTGGCCTTGTATTCTTATGGAAACAATGGTGATAAAACTAAGATATGGGTAATGAAAGAATACAAAGTGCATTCATCTTGGACTTTCTATCAGATTTCTCGTGGACCGTTTGTGCCTCTCTGCTCATCCAATGAAAGTGACATTGTTGCATTATATGATGTTtgtttaaaattcaaattaaattttaccAAATATAATGCCAGAGGAGAGCTCCTCCAACAGGAATGTTTTGATTATCCTCATCTCGAAGATTTTAAAGATCGTTATCATCGGTTGTCTAATTACGGCACAAGCTACACTGTATATACAGAGAGTCTCGTGCCGGTCCCTAGTGAGATTAAGGATAAGGCTAGggataagaagaagaaaaatg GACATCAGAATCAGAAGAACGATGTCATACAAGGAAAGAGAACTAGGAGAGAAGGACTCAACAACAGAGACACTTAA